Within the Zea mays cultivar B73 chromosome 10, Zm-B73-REFERENCE-NAM-5.0, whole genome shotgun sequence genome, the region agattatacaggtgtaaaaggttcacactcagccaataaaaagaccaagttttggattcaataaaggagcaaaggggcaaccgagggcacccctggtctggcgcaccggactgtccggtgtgccaccggacagtgaacagtacctgtccggtgcaccaggggacttagactccaactcttcactctcgggaattctcggaagccggcgcgctataattcaccggactgtccggtgtgcaccggacatgtccggtgctccaaggaagctcggcctcctgaactcgccagcctcgggttcgcgcggcagccgctccgctataattcaccggactgtccggtgtgcaccggactgtccggtgtgccagcggagcaacggctccctgcggcgccaacggctccctgcggtgcattaaatgcgcgcgcagcgcgcgcagaagtcagaatcgcccataccggtgcaccggacatcaaacagtacatgtccggtgtgcaccggacacccaggcgggcccacaagtcagaagctccaacggtcggaatccaacggcaatggtgacgtggcagaggcaccggactgtccggtgtgcaccggactgtccggtgcgccatcgaacagaggctgccagcaacggtcacttttggtggttggggctataaataccccaaccaccccaccattcattgcatccaagttttccaacttctaaccacttacaagagctaggcattcaattctagacacatacaaagagatcaaatcctctccaattccactcaagcctttagtgactagcgagagagatttgtcgtgttcttttgagctcttgcgcttggatcgcattctttctttctcttgtgctcttgtgatcaacactcgactgtaaccgaggcaagaggcaccaattgtgtggtggcccttgcggggaagttttgttcccggttgattgagaagaaggaaagctcactcggtccgagggaccgtttgagagagggaagggttgaaagagacccggcctttgtggcctcctcaacggggagtaggtttgcaagaaccgaacctcggtaaaacaaatccgcgtgtcactctccttatttgcttgcgatttgttttgcgccctctcttgcggactcatttattattactaacgctaaccccagcttgtagttgtgtttatatttcagtttcgccctattcaccccccccccctctaggcgactaccagatacaatcggccataaatgagggtcgattggcttttcaggagatgcaagtagacacacaaccctttcctgttaatacaatagaactcacacacaaaaaggtcttggttcgacccgaaatggccgataaaggcaaaggcaagggcatcgtcatcagcaatcctcgcatgtcagatatatcacaaaaggagattgctcgaaaggcttcggacgagaaggctaaaaggtccgaagacgccggggggcaggcacagttaatgaaccaaacacatcagcctagccccagcatcgtagatggtccggcacctacgtgcggacaatccggtgctcagacaaacggtccggctaactcagctggacagtccacctatgaccaaaggcgtcaacctctacacaaagcaaggaaaaagacgcaaggtcaaagcacatataatcggctgattaaagccgatcctacttttgatcagttgctctccaaaaatactagcaaaaagactgttccacgtgatcggtcaacaaagaaaccccggtcacctgctaaaacaaaacggtcaaacaaaacgacccgaaaggcgacacaacaagcatcgcctattcattctatgagactagggtactttccacctatttacgcatcgtcggtatattatcctgttcaaacatggaatggcacgatgatgaatccatggtacatgtatagtcccttcgtctatccagactggggggcacctccattctattccttttgatccattgatcaaatggtcatggccgagaaagatataatccgaaacggcctttatattggtgctttattgaataaactccatatcgaaaagccggtgacctacatcaggtttagtccatatgcttttggttcgtcaaccttcaccaaaaggcagggggcatatgttgagctctaaaaagagcagtgcggacggtccggccccgaggccggacggtccacggtccggactgtccgcggtggcggcgcggacggtccgcgcgtgcgcaaagTCAGTTAGGGTCCCTAGTTTCTcgtgggatttgttacctaaaaccgcgggattaactcggaaaacagttggaaacggatccagacctctccctttatatagatgaagggctacggccgattgaacccccaacaatcgatcaaatcaagtctattactcgtttttaccttatgcattaggagtagttctagtctagttctagtttagccctaatttagccttccaatccccaaattctctgtctctcttcgactctacgtcgattagaggagtctaggtcggtctacccgagcctagacaccacctaggatctctcctccccgacgggatccctcccgggagcgagatctaggcgccgccggcgaccttccgccgcccctgcgcacgcgcggaccgtccggccgtcaggcagggaactttagcccctgcaccaggtcgcggaccgtccggccctgtgccgcggaccgtccgcgcctgaccagagagcaacgctgccggttcttgttgagtgtttggcgctccgaaaaggcgtcaacaatcACAATTCACAAACATCTGGGCTAAGGCAAAGAGCACCCTCTCCCGACCCCTGCCAAATATGTCCAAGTTTCTTATCAGTTCCGTTAATAAACCACTAATTGCACTTCTTCGTTGCTACCAAAAATAAGATCACGGAATGACGATTCTTCAACGTTAGAAACACGGGAGGATGTCAAGGCAGGTGCATGCCACGGATCTCTTTCGTGCAAAAGTCAGTTATTTTCTTTAGAAAAAATGAGCAACATATTTTCGCTAAACACATTTGTCATTCAACATTGTTCGCAGAATGTACTGTGCCCTGCCTACTATCTACATAATGACCTTGGGGTTCAGTGGAGTCGCGTTTCAGGTGATCGGCCAGCGCTGCTGTAGCGGTACTTGTACTGTGGTCTGAGGAAGAGGATTGAGGAAGAAGGCAGCACGCAGATGCTGCTGccgtggcaccacatcactggaaAAAAAATCCACGGGATTATATTATTAATCGAGGTAGAAAATCAGGTGGCAGCACAAGCATCCGCATTCCCTTTGTATAGCCAAGAATCGAAGCATCTTCCTTTACAGCCACCTTGGTGCAACATCCACGCCCGCAGCGCCATATTCCCATCACCCCCCATGAAGCTTCACCTCCAAGCTCGGCACATTCGCTGTGCCTCCGACCGTCGGCCGGCCGTGCTGCTTTTATATACGCGCGCCACAGACCCTGCTGGAGCTGGACACAAGTGCTGTGCAGCGCATTGCAGTGGCGCAGGAATCTCATTCTCGTCCCAAGTCCCAGCTTCCCAAGCAAGCAAACCATCACCACGTACGCCGGCCGGTCGCGGGCGTCGATCGAGGCCACCGTTCCGCGCGGCCATGGTGGGCGGACGAGCGACGCGCCTGGCGCCgcttctgctgctgctgccgctgctggCGGTGGTGTCCTGTGACGGCGAGGCTACGACGACGACGGCCGGCGGCCAGCCGGACGACACGGCCGTGCTGTGCGTGAGCAAGTGCGGGACGTGCCCGGCGGTGTGCTCGCCGCCCGCGCCGTCGGACAGCACGGCGCCGCCGAAGCCCGGAGGCGGGTACACGCCGCCGTCGCCGAAGACCGGTGGCGGGTATGGCTCTCCGTCTCCGCCGGCGGGAGCGGGACAGGGGGGCAAGGGAGCAGGGCGGCCCAGCAACTTCTACTACCTCTTCACCTccgcggcaggcgggcggagcggcggcggcggcggcggtggtggggTGACCGTCTTGTTGCTCGCGTCGGCGCTCACGGCGCTCGTCGCTCGGTTGCAGTGAGACGCGCCAGACCCACCGACCGACTCGCAGATGTTTTCAGGCTATGGCTCACCTCACCTTTGCTGTACTGCTGTGTACTGTTGTACCTACCTCTACGGCTCTACCTCGTCAGTTAAACTGTTGTTCTCAACCCCGTAGCAACGGTGCACCGATCCGTGACAGTGTTACCGCTGGCAGTTTCGCCGCGGTGTTTGTTCCTGATCTGGCAGGGCACCGTCGTCCGATCGAACGCACGCGTCGCTTCGGTAATGGGCTCGGGCCCACGACCGCGAGATGTTTGCACGGCCCGCGCTGGGAAGGAGAGGGACCGGGCCTGTCCGCTTCGCAGTAGCCCACATCCTCCGAACCTGCCGTACCACGTAACCCGCGCGGCGGCGGAGAGGTACGACCGTACGAGGAGGGTGAGGGAGGCGCGGTGGAACGTCGTCGGCCCCGTCGTCTACTCTAACCACGGACCACGGCAGCCGGCGCCAGTCATGATGAGATGACCCCACAGGCAGTCCGCGTATATTGTGTGCACGGTGCACCCAGAGTCCCAGACCCACTAGGCTCGGTCCGGCGTTCCTGGTTTCTCGGGTTCGGCTTCTGCCTTGCCTGTCGTCCGGCTGTCCCACTCCCACGCTGCCGGAGTGCCACTGCCGGCCGGCCGGCAGCTCCGTGGTGTGGTGACATCGTGGTCGGCCTTTTCCCGGTGCCGCCGCCGCGCCCCCACCACTGTGCTGTGCCTGCGCGCTTCTTGTGCTTGGCAGCTTGTGCTTGGCCTCCGCGGCGCGCGTACATACCCACCCACCAAAACCAAAACCTGGCCATCTTCTGCCATGCACGTACGTACTGCAGACCAGGTCACCAGCGCAGGACTACGGGTACGGGGTGCGGTGtgttagaaagttaggcattttttgttttaatttaatccagaaaaacggtacgatatatgtgatgacatgtatgtgcatgtgtgtataactactcgcataagcagtaaacagcaatgaaacatgcacaaatacgaagaacagagtgtacccagcggagggaccgatgctcaaggcatcagtggctccattcacacgagacatctcgtgtgtttgttcgatgtagccgtacgaagtcggtgcaggaagatgtacgctgtgcagtccctcgaacggtcgccgggaagaagaacagCAGCACGCGTCAACTCGGGAAGGCGACGAACATCAAGCTGTGAACGAAGCAGCTGGACAAACAgatcacgcgagcagtcgcgaagacgctccctaaaaatctgatcgcccgcacacccgtgcaagtgtatctctgcggtcggtgatttcggaggcctgctctcccactctctctgtgctcgcagaagatgggacgggaatgtgttgtttgcaattcgTGTGAGATAATTCGCGTCCCTGGAAGAgccctccctctccattcttataggcggTCAGAAGGAGGGAGAAGAACAACGGACAGAAACGGTCGCACATTAGAACTGGAAACTGACGACATTAACTggcgtccgttactagccataagacaggaaacggacggttatcatgacggtcatcactccaggcaaaatgcgcaaccgtttgaaaggaatattcggaccaaggtccgatctaccacgagccacgagcacggcacggcacggcacggcggcggcggcggcgcgcgcgcgcgcgcgtgtggcagtccttcatccttttctcaacttctcaatagatgcaccaatggtccacctatttaagttgattgatttgtcctttgaacttccaatatggtactaaataattagtacaccatagcattaaagtgggccattagcattgactattattgaatattattttgggccaagcccacattaatccaacaatccccaccaaatgctaagtcacacacaaaaaagctctcatcatctcaaacgtttgatatactggtgtttcgatggagactgttaagttgaacatccacctagaacttagactacacttgaccacaactgcacaatggactaggccttgaattggcagttttgcgtggaatgagtttcatctaaactctttaccagtactagattgttgaacgcatcccctctggttggagcatataagtcaaactccatagcctttcatgggtatctagaaaccacccagatctcataaactgtgactagcagttaacccatataggtatgttcctctaaagatgttctgtaggacaacatctttgcttcacaaagccacttggaacatattaaggtgtaaacaccaacctaccttacagtaaggaaagatatgcatctgaaatgagccttattaagggtctttcctctcagtctaccactagcttgtttcaccattctaattcacgggatctccgatcacatagaacaggttaccactatgataaactttaggtgggtgatagtcgcctagaggggggggtgaatagggcgaaactgaaatttacaaatataaacacaactacaagtcgggttagcgttagaaatataaatgagtccgagagagagggcgcaaaacaaattccaagtgaataagcaagagagacacggagatttgttttaccgaggttcggttcttgcaaacctactccccgttgaggaggccacaaaggccgggtctctttcaacccttccctctctcaaacggtccctcggaccgagtgagcttctcttctctaatcaaagccgggaacaaaacttccccgcaagggccaccacacaattggtgcctcttgccttgattacaatggagttttgatcacaagaacaagtgagaaagaaaagaagcaatccaagcgcaagagctcaaatgaacacggcaaatcactctcactagtcactagggttttgtgtggaattggagaggatttgatctctttgaatgtgtctagaattgaatgcctagctcttgtaagtggttgagaagtggaaaacttggatgcaatgaatggtggggtggttggggtatttatagccccaaccaccaaaagtgaccgttgctggcagcctctgttcgatggcgcaccggacagtccggtgcacaccggacagtccggtgcctctgccacgtcaccattgccgttggattctgaccgttgaagcttctgacctgtgggcctgccgaggtgtccggtgcacaccggacatgcactgt harbors:
- the LOC100278735 gene encoding uncharacterized protein LOC100278735 precursor → MVGGRATRLAPLLLLLPLLAVVSCDGEATTTTAGGQPDDTAVLCVSKCGTCPAVCSPPAPSDSTAPPKPGGGYTPPSPKTGGGYGSPSPPAGAGQGGKGAGRPSNFYYLFTSAAGGRSGGGGGGGGVTVLLLASALTALVARLQ